TGGGTGGTGGGAGGATAATAGGAAGGTCAAAAGAAGGCCATTGGGTTGGGTCAGGCATGGGGTGCATGTGCTCTGAGTAAGTTAACTTGTATGCTTGCCCTTTGAAGTAGTGAGACACAAAATCAGTAGCCTCAAGTCTTTGGTGGTAAATAACCCTAAGGCCATGTCTGCAAGGTATGCCAGATATTTGCCATACTCCACAACCACAAGTCCTTGCATCTAACTTAATAGGGTATTTGACAGCCCCCTCTTTCACTTCATATTCCCCTCCCACAGCAGCTGTTACAGAACAAAACCTAGACTGTTGACTCCTCTCTTCTAATACCCCAGCAGCATATTCAGTCAATTGGTTTGGTCCCATTTCTATAGCCTTGCCAAATCTAGACCCAATCTTCTTCATACACCAACTCCCAGCCTCTATTAGATCCAAGCATCCAAGCACAAACAAAATAAAGTAGCAAAACAGAAAATGTATTAATAAAAAGGACAGGGGTGGTGTAAAACATATGCAACCACAATGTAAAAAGCAGTAAAGATAGAACATTTACCTTCCATCAGAGTGTACACTGGCATGTCTCTAAAAGGCTTGGTACAAGCGTTGAAAGATTCAACAAAATTGGTGGTGTTGTGATCACAAACCACTTGTGGTTCAAACTTGTGCCTTGACCACTGCTTTGGCACTTGGGACAGATAATCAACAACCTTTGGATCAATTTTGGCAATCTTCTCCATTGCCTTGTTGTACACATATGGGTTGTATGCATTTGCAGCAACCCAGAAGGACTTATGGACTTATGGAATGCAGTTCCATACCAgccagtttttttttaaaaaagtagccgttggtgagcaggggtatctggtgaaattaccataaaacataagggtacctggtgaaaaactaagaaacctcaggggtacctggtgaaataaattacgagggtacctggtgaaaaaaagtttctaacggccacttaacggcagggttaagtcatgcgagaaaatgaaacctgaggggtacctggtggattactgaaacaacgagggtacctgatgaataaacttaaacctcgggggtatctcATGAAAAACCCGTTAATTTTTTGTAAAGTTGctcattgattttttttttttttttttgtgtgtgttgaaaGAGAGCCACAAAAATAAGGGTACAAATGTTGTAGGCAAGACTTGATCTTATATTTAGGGTACCATCCCTGGAGATTTTACCAAATAAATTAGTTGAAATTCGTTCAATGTTTTCATTGGTCGTTTTACACAATGAAATATCATAATGAGTAGCAATTATTTACCTTTTATCTTTTttacatcatttaatacaaCCAGCTAGCATAACCGGCTAACATCAAATAGCTAACGCTAATTGTCAAATAGAGCCAACATAAGAAAAAGACGCATCTACGTGCAGGTAAATGGAGCCCAGTGAACAATAAGTTGAGTACGGAATTGTTTTTTTATCTGACAAGTGCAAATAAGTGCAATCTTGGCtttaaaaacataaaactacAGCATGATTCATGCATGCTTAGACAAACAAATCTAAGGTGAACATGGGTGGTGTCGTACAATTGTACAAAGCAATGAGGAACACAATTTGTTTGATTTACATATATGACCCGGTATGGGCCATATATGTATTTGGGCTATTTGTGCCTTAGATGTATTTATAAAAGTCCCTAAATGTATACTTCAAACATCATTGGAAAACCCGAGCAAGGCTACTTCTCGGCGAAGTAGGAACTATAAAGCCACAAATGGTAGTGATATAAACCGAATTTAATTTCAATCACCAGTGCACCATTATTCAAGACGGTAACTACCAAAGCACTGCATACGAAATAACTGTTTACTAGTGttccggggttgaaacgatggaaggagcgtccttgatgtcttgagttccgatcacgtacggtgcctgcaagatgaactccgggccaagggggggtccccgaggcggagcctccgacgctcaagtcagtacaattgatgtataaaatgaggtgtttaggggagagagagtagggtggcttctctagggttagagaatggcctctttaccttgccctttgaggggtatatatagtgcctttgttgggcctttgaggccttgtaagggatattgggcttgagtggattttattggcttttaggttaaaatggtgggcccattttaacaccccaacaacTAGTATTAATAGACTGCTTGATTCACATCGGTTAGTTGAACTGTTTCGAAGGGATGCGATGTTAGATGTGTAAATCACGTGGACAGTTGCAGAAATCAAGAAAGTGGGAAAAACCTTTTCTTGGTGTTGTGTCAACAAGGTTGATCGTCAATAAGTGCAGCAGGCTCATGAGCTAATAACTGCAGCGTCTACTTCTCTTTtgtgttttaataattttacgtaGTTTGTTTAGTTTGTTCTTTGAGCctatgtaaaaaaaataaaaaaatagactACTTGTTGAGTAGTTATTACGAGTAATAAGAGATTCTTTCATAATgaattagattttttttgaCGTGCCCCATTAAACTCCCTCATAACTCCAATAGGCCAATATGCCATAAATCACAATAAATGGCCACACGTTAGTGTTTAGAAGGTTTTTTTTGTAGTAATAAAGAAACTATGTACTAGTGTACTACTCCCAAGTCCCAACTCCCAATAGTGTTTGCCGTCTTTGGAATTTTTTTGGTTTAAATTTTGATCAAATCAACACATTTATGTCGTAGAACACAAATTAAAATACTTACGAGTTACGAGTTTAAAGTAACATGGTGACTAAATTATAGTCCTATGTAATTTCATTTGGTCGGACCATCGGATAGTTAAATTTAGATGGATACTCTCTTATTTCAGAATAAGTGCAACAGTTTGACTTTAACTCCATTCACATACTAATTTTGACTTTATCTTTTTACTAATACAAAGTATATGTTTAAAAATATTATTGTATAGTATGCTATGAGATTAATCATAATGTATATTACCAGAATATCGAAAGAATACATTATAGATTTTACGGAAATTAAAGTTATTAATGGTCAAATTTTAAAATTGTGCATCATTACGTGTGTCAATCAAATTGTTACCCTTATTataaaacggagggagtatataataaCAACACCCAATCCAGCTTTTTGTGTATGGTTGGTTCAAAGAAGATGGATAAAAGTTGCCAACAAAAGTTGGGTTAGTCTAAAAGCCTAAAAcccaataaatttaaatgagGCCAGACTAGTCCAAAAAGTAGGCCTAAAATTCTGCTCATAATCCATCGTTTCTTAGTTGGGCTCAAGAGTCTAGATGATGAGGTATTTTAAGAGCTTAAGAAGAGTATGGTATGTTGGCAGTTAGTCAGTTACCAGTTGCTTGCAtgttattttcaaaataaaaatctatGCGTTGGATGACAACTTCTTCGGCCCAACTGTTGAACCATTTACAGATTTAGCAATTCATGCAGAACCTTCATTACAGTCTATGTCCTCCCCTTGGATGTACCTTACCGCCTCCCACAACAACACAACTTTTTTTCTTCCTCACCTATAGAACTTGGTAAGATTTTATTGGAGGATTCCAGAGGTGTGGCTTTTTCACGACTAATTCCTTCATAGGTGGTTTTGTTGTTTATGTGTTCTTAGTGgttcattttttatttgttttgctCTTTATCTTTTATTTGCTGT
This Spinacia oleracea cultivar Varoflay chromosome 6, BTI_SOV_V1, whole genome shotgun sequence DNA region includes the following protein-coding sequences:
- the LOC130462812 gene encoding uncharacterized protein; its protein translation is MEKIAKIDPKVVDYLSQVPKQWSRHKFEPQVVCDHNTTNFVESFNACTKPFRDMPVYTLMEEAGSWCMKKIGSRFGKAIEMGPNQLTEYAAGVLEERSQQSRFCSVTAAVGGEYEVKEGAVKYPIKLDARTCGCGVWQISGIPCRHGLRVIYHQRLEATDFVSHYFKGQAYKLTYSEHMHPMPDPTQWPSFDLPIILPPPMKRASGRPLN